The following are encoded together in the Bradysia coprophila strain Holo2 unplaced genomic scaffold, BU_Bcop_v1 contig_87, whole genome shotgun sequence genome:
- the LOC119084570 gene encoding uncharacterized protein LOC119084570 isoform X2, whose protein sequence is MSEQRIDIVVEERQILTTYDFTKKLAEFRKFLIEKKYITIDADDGDTWRFYVVENGKATDTVRLDEEQYIPVSVHIYDTNKIFVGNLKKKLDVFADTLRQYFRFDVSHNLDDLRKLLTEKKFIDADTDTSAWRFVSPSAKDLKDITEAIIGIQSEDQMVVKKFLYGSNKVRLADIKRKKNPDLIGVAADYFENKDIQVTIQRNDGHSSNKIVPILMTNVRPANKLGVKADFSNVVLCEKETEIGIRINTKTHGGFGYSITVEEGDPIQGWNCVPFTGWTTWTMDWSRHAIVVTSAKDLGIPTQEAVGHRRVYIKVWRYLSYKDKTGVHQVDENAPKPKAMSILSGGIDVAGGDDVESGAFKEGEDTDNHVGGGWIADQVEDKNEILGAFDIDFFVFKTAEAAQNMVESRINPVYD, encoded by the exons GTTGAAGAACGTCAAATATTAACCACGTACGATTTCACCAAGAAACTAGCcgaattcagaaaatttttgatcgaaaaGAAATACATAACAATCGACGCCGACGACGGAGACACTTGGCGATTCTACGTAGTAGAAAATGGTAAGGCGACTGATACAGTTCGCCTGGACGAAGAACAATACATTCCGGTCAGCGTACACATCTACGACACTAACAAGATATTCGTGGGCAATCTCAAGAAAAAACTAGATGTGTTCGCTGACACACTTCGACAGTACTTCAGGTTCGATGTTAGTCATAATCTTGATGACTTGCGTAAACTTttgaccgaaaaaaaattcatcgacgCTGATACGGACACGAGTGCTTGGCGATTCGTGTCACCAAGTGCAAAAGATTTGAAGGATATAACTGAGGCAATAATTGGGATACAAAGTGAAGATCAGATGGTGGTCAAGAAGTTTCTCTACGGCAGCAATAAAGTGCGTTTGGCAGACATTAAACGCAAGAAGAATCCCGACCTAATTGGTGTCGCTGCggattatttcgaaaataaagaTATTCAAGTTACAATCCAACGGAATGATGGCCATtcatcaaacaaaattgtgcCAATATTGATGACAAATGTAAGACCGGCCAATAAACTTGGTGTGAAGGCGGATTTTAGCAACGTCGTTCTGTGCGAAAAGGAAACAGAAATAG GTATCCGCATTAACACCAAAACCCATGGAGGTTTTGGATACAGTATAACAGTGGAAGAAGGTGATCCTATACAGGGATGGAATTGTGTACCATTTACAGGATGGACGACGTGGACGATGGATTGGTCGAGACATGCGATTGTAGTTACGTCGGCTAAAGACTTGGGCATTCCAACCCAAGAAGCAGTCGGACATCGTCGTGTATATATTAAAGTTTGGAGATACCTTTCATATAAAGATAAAACTGGTGTACACCAAGTGGACGAAAACGCGCCGAAACCGAAGGCGATGTCGATTCTGAGTGGCGGCATTGATGTTGCAGGTGGTGATGATGTAGAGAGTGGTGCATTTAAAGAAGGTGAAGATACAGATAATCACGTCGGGGGTGGTTGGATAGCTGATCAAGTGGaagacaaaaatgaaattttgggtgcatttgacattgatttctttgtatttaaaaCGGCGGAAGCTGCACAAAATATGGTTGAATCAAGAATTAATCCAGTGTACGACTAA
- the LOC119084570 gene encoding uncharacterized protein LOC119084570 isoform X1, producing MSEQRIDIVVEERQILTTYDFTKKLAEFRKFLIEKKYITIDADDGDTWRFYVVENGKATDTVRLDEEQYIPVSVHIYDTNKIFVGNLKKKLDVFADTLRQYFRFDVSHNLDDLRKLLTEKKFIDADTDTSAWRFVSPSAKDLKDITEAIIGIQSEDQMVVKKFLYGSNKVRLADIKRKKNPDLIGVAADYFENKDIQVTIQRNDGHSSNKIVPILMTNVRPANKLGVKADFSNVVLCEKETEIGIRINTKTHGGFGYSITVEEGDPIQGWNCVPFTGWTTWTMDWSRHAIVVTSAKDLGIPTQEAVGHRRVYIKVWRYLSYKDKTGVHQVDENAPKPKAMSILSGGIDVAGGDDVESGAFKEGEDTDNHVGGGWIADQVEDKNEILGAFDIDFFVFKTAEAAQNMVESRINPVYD from the exons ATGAGCGAACAAAGAATTGACATTGTGGTTGAAGAACGTCAAATATTAACCACGTACGATTTCACCAAGAAACTAGCcgaattcagaaaatttttgatcgaaaaGAAATACATAACAATCGACGCCGACGACGGAGACACTTGGCGATTCTACGTAGTAGAAAATGGTAAGGCGACTGATACAGTTCGCCTGGACGAAGAACAATACATTCCGGTCAGCGTACACATCTACGACACTAACAAGATATTCGTGGGCAATCTCAAGAAAAAACTAGATGTGTTCGCTGACACACTTCGACAGTACTTCAGGTTCGATGTTAGTCATAATCTTGATGACTTGCGTAAACTTttgaccgaaaaaaaattcatcgacgCTGATACGGACACGAGTGCTTGGCGATTCGTGTCACCAAGTGCAAAAGATTTGAAGGATATAACTGAGGCAATAATTGGGATACAAAGTGAAGATCAGATGGTGGTCAAGAAGTTTCTCTACGGCAGCAATAAAGTGCGTTTGGCAGACATTAAACGCAAGAAGAATCCCGACCTAATTGGTGTCGCTGCggattatttcgaaaataaagaTATTCAAGTTACAATCCAACGGAATGATGGCCATtcatcaaacaaaattgtgcCAATATTGATGACAAATGTAAGACCGGCCAATAAACTTGGTGTGAAGGCGGATTTTAGCAACGTCGTTCTGTGCGAAAAGGAAACAGAAATAG GTATCCGCATTAACACCAAAACCCATGGAGGTTTTGGATACAGTATAACAGTGGAAGAAGGTGATCCTATACAGGGATGGAATTGTGTACCATTTACAGGATGGACGACGTGGACGATGGATTGGTCGAGACATGCGATTGTAGTTACGTCGGCTAAAGACTTGGGCATTCCAACCCAAGAAGCAGTCGGACATCGTCGTGTATATATTAAAGTTTGGAGATACCTTTCATATAAAGATAAAACTGGTGTACACCAAGTGGACGAAAACGCGCCGAAACCGAAGGCGATGTCGATTCTGAGTGGCGGCATTGATGTTGCAGGTGGTGATGATGTAGAGAGTGGTGCATTTAAAGAAGGTGAAGATACAGATAATCACGTCGGGGGTGGTTGGATAGCTGATCAAGTGGaagacaaaaatgaaattttgggtgcatttgacattgatttctttgtatttaaaaCGGCGGAAGCTGCACAAAATATGGTTGAATCAAGAATTAATCCAGTGTACGACTAA